In Zingiber officinale cultivar Zhangliang chromosome 6A, Zo_v1.1, whole genome shotgun sequence, a single genomic region encodes these proteins:
- the LOC121993753 gene encoding uncharacterized protein LOC121993753 yields MENDDGVSLESGERSPLLDKSCGKEAAIFGKFTSPEPSFIREEYSWKTYVHTFGVSYNIKRLKQQQLVLEKLAGLLTNKQLANMDTINTGGIGAEDRKIDEDKQNMKGFFLMKSLLHKQVKRYQTLEEKTDDLCNKMEDNYQLGSRKASQGVRTKEQSETLMCYLEETFELQKCVVATVQKFTEMQSKTNSIFSGADAHDKSIGFNLRQFADIIRTSKEQL; encoded by the exons ATGGAGAACGATGATGGAGTTTCTTTGGAAAGTGGCGAAAGAAGTCCTCTGCTGGATAAG AGTTGTGGCAAGGAAGCTGCAATTTTTGGCAAATTCACGTCCCCTGAACCATCATTTATAAGAGAAGAATACTCTTGGAAGACATACGTTCATACTTTTGGTgtctcctacaacatcaagagGCTGAAACAGCAACAACTTGTTCTCGAGAAGTTGGCTGGATTACTGACTAATAAACAGTTGGCAAACATGGATACAATAAATACTGGTGGAATTGGAGCTGAAGACAGAAAGATTGATGAGGACAAACAAAACATGAAAGGCTTCTTCCTAATGAAATCTTTGCTACACAAACAAGTAAAAAGATACCAGACACTGGAAGAGAAGACTGATGACTTGTGCAATAAAATG GAGGACAACTACCAGTTAGGAAGCAGAAAAGCCTCACAAGGTGTTAGAACAAAGGAGCAATCTGAGACACTTATGTGCTATCTAGAAGAAACATTTGAACTACAAAAGTGTGTTGTGGCAACAGTACAGAAGTTCACAGAAATGCAGTCCAAAACTAATTCTATCTTTTCTGGAGCTGATGCACATGATAAATCTATAGGCTTCAACTTGAGGCAGTTTGCTGATATCATTAGAACTTCAAAGGAACAGCTCTAA